TGGATCTTGCCATGCGGCTCGATCTTCCTCTAGCCACACTGGACGCCACTCTCGCGAAGGCGGCGAAGAAAAGCGGAGTGCCGCTGTACACCTGTCAAGGGACATCCATTTCCCCGCAGTAAAGGGACACCCACTTTCCCGCAATAGTTCATGGTTTCCCAAAGGAACCTGGGGGTGCTCCGGCGCGAGGGCGTGAAAATCCCGGAGCAGCGGCAAGTCGGTTGACAGACGACATTGGAACGGCCTTTCTTGCTATACTTGTATAGCAAAAAAGGGGGAACTTCCATGCTTGCCATACGACTGGACGAAAAACTCTCCTCGCGCCTGGATGCCCTGGCGCAAAAGACGGGCAGGTCCAAGACATGGTGTGCCCAAAAGGCCATCGAGACATATATTGACGATATGGAGGACGCTGCTCTTGCAGCAGCCGCTTTTGAAGAATACCGTCTCGACGGTGGTGCGTCTTCCCCTCTCGATGAAGTGAGGCGCCGTCTTGGGTTGGAGGATTGAATTCTTTCCTCGTGCCGGGAAGCA
Above is a window of Deltaproteobacteria bacterium DNA encoding:
- a CDS encoding ribbon-helix-helix protein, CopG family, which produces MLAIRLDEKLSSRLDALAQKTGRSKTWCAQKAIETYIDDMEDAALAAAAFEEYRLDGGASSPLDEVRRRLGLED